The Burkholderia pyrrocinia genome has a segment encoding these proteins:
- a CDS encoding MFS transporter: MSWTREQRNVTIAAYLGWTLDAFDFFLMVFVLKDIAAEFASTIPAVAFALTLTLAMRPLGALIFGRLADRFGRRPTLMINIACYSLLELASGFAPSLTALLVLRALFGIAMGGEWGVGSALTMETVPTHARGFVSGLLQAGYPSGYLLASVVFGLFYQYIGWRGMFMIGVLPALLVLYVRTHVPESPAWKQMEKRPRPSLGATLKQNWKLTIYAIVLMTAFNFFSHGTQDLYPTFLREQHHFDPHTVSWITIVLNIGAIVGGLTFGTLSERIGRRRTIFIAALIALPVLPLWAFSSGPLALAAGAFLMQISVQGAWGVIPVHLNEISPDEIRATFPGVVYQLGNLLASGNATMQASFAVSHGNNYSLALALVAGIVAVVIAVLILFSRERRGIDMTQSVNTRSAVG, encoded by the coding sequence ATGAGCTGGACCCGCGAACAACGCAACGTCACGATCGCCGCCTACCTGGGCTGGACGCTCGATGCGTTCGATTTTTTCCTGATGGTCTTCGTGCTGAAGGACATCGCCGCCGAATTCGCGTCGACGATCCCAGCCGTTGCGTTCGCGCTCACGCTGACGCTCGCGATGCGCCCGCTCGGCGCTCTGATCTTCGGCCGGCTCGCCGACCGCTTCGGCCGCCGCCCGACGCTGATGATCAACATCGCATGCTATTCGCTGCTCGAGCTCGCGTCGGGTTTCGCGCCGAGCCTGACCGCGCTGCTGGTGCTGCGCGCATTGTTCGGCATCGCGATGGGCGGCGAATGGGGCGTCGGCTCCGCACTGACGATGGAAACCGTGCCGACCCATGCGCGCGGCTTCGTGTCGGGGTTGCTGCAGGCCGGCTATCCGAGCGGCTATCTGCTCGCGTCCGTCGTGTTCGGCCTCTTCTACCAGTACATCGGCTGGCGCGGGATGTTCATGATCGGCGTGCTGCCCGCGCTGCTCGTGCTGTACGTGCGCACGCACGTGCCCGAATCGCCGGCGTGGAAACAGATGGAGAAGCGCCCGCGCCCGAGCCTCGGGGCCACGCTGAAGCAGAACTGGAAGCTCACGATCTACGCGATCGTGCTGATGACGGCGTTCAACTTCTTCTCGCACGGCACGCAGGATCTTTATCCGACGTTCCTGCGCGAACAGCATCACTTCGATCCGCATACCGTGTCATGGATCACGATCGTGCTGAACATCGGCGCGATCGTCGGCGGGCTGACGTTCGGCACGCTCTCGGAGCGCATCGGCCGGCGTCGCACGATCTTCATCGCCGCGCTGATCGCGCTACCCGTGCTGCCGCTGTGGGCGTTCTCGAGCGGCCCGCTTGCCCTCGCCGCCGGCGCGTTCCTGATGCAGATCTCGGTACAGGGTGCGTGGGGCGTGATTCCGGTTCACCTGAACGAGATCTCGCCCGACGAGATCCGCGCGACCTTCCCCGGCGTCGTCTACCAGCTCGGCAACCTGCTCGCGTCCGGCAACGCGACGATGCAGGCCTCGTTCGCCGTTTCGCACGGCAACAATTACAGCCTGGCGCTCGCGCTCGTGGCCGGCATCGTCGCCGTCGTGATCGCCGTGCTGATCCTGTTCAGCCGCGAGCGGCGCGGCATCGACATGACGCAATCGGTCAATACGCGTAGCGCGGTCGGCTGA
- a CDS encoding SulP family inorganic anion transporter — protein MTSAPIRPDAGPQHADHFSALDAAPPPPTRRIGLDALAGLSIAGLLIPEAVAYAGLANLPPQAGLIALLSGLVVYALTGSSRFAIVSSTSSSAAVLAATVLAESGMALAAQLALAAALVAMTGVLFILAGAARLGGMSDFVARPVLRGFTFGLALTIVIKQLPKILAISVQHSDAPRVALDLVTGAPHANLASVVVGATALALLFVLGRRSRVPATLVVIVLSIAAGYAVDWQRYGIAIVGHIDFRHLEFGLPTLDRNAWMQTVELAFALMLILYAESYGSIRNFALKHGDSVSPNRDLVALGCANLVSGLLHGMPVGAGYSATSANEAAGAQSRFAGLWAAGVVALIVWLLLPQLARTPEPVLAAIVIFAVSHSLHPSVFKPYWAWHRDRLVVIAALLAVLVLGVLHGLLAAIGVSLLLTLRKLSEPNVSVLGRLRDSHDFVDVASHAEAKPVPGVLIVRPEAQLFFANADRMLNRVRALMKAAPDTHTVLLSLEETPDVDGTTIESLRTFAAECTARGLRLAIVRLKMHALHALHRAADDTLRDGAMSELSVDESLQLLQAGMPPGGSGGTTAA, from the coding sequence ATGACGAGCGCCCCGATCCGCCCCGATGCCGGCCCGCAGCATGCCGACCATTTCTCCGCGCTCGACGCGGCCCCGCCGCCGCCCACGCGGCGCATCGGCCTCGATGCGCTGGCCGGCCTGTCGATCGCCGGGTTGCTGATACCCGAGGCGGTCGCGTATGCGGGGCTGGCGAACCTGCCGCCGCAGGCCGGTCTCATCGCGCTGCTGTCGGGGCTCGTCGTCTATGCACTCACGGGCAGCAGCCGCTTCGCGATCGTGTCGTCGACGTCGTCGTCGGCCGCCGTGCTCGCGGCGACCGTGCTCGCCGAATCGGGGATGGCGCTGGCCGCGCAACTCGCGCTGGCGGCGGCGCTGGTCGCGATGACGGGCGTGCTGTTCATCCTGGCGGGCGCCGCGCGGCTCGGCGGCATGTCGGATTTCGTCGCACGGCCCGTGTTGCGCGGCTTCACGTTCGGCCTTGCGCTGACGATCGTCATCAAGCAGTTGCCGAAGATTCTCGCGATTTCCGTGCAGCACAGCGATGCGCCGCGTGTCGCGCTCGACCTGGTCACCGGTGCGCCGCATGCGAACCTCGCGAGTGTCGTGGTCGGCGCGACCGCGCTGGCGCTGCTGTTCGTGCTCGGGCGCCGCTCGCGCGTGCCCGCGACGCTCGTCGTGATCGTGCTGTCGATCGCGGCCGGCTACGCGGTCGACTGGCAGCGATACGGGATCGCGATCGTCGGCCATATCGACTTTCGTCACCTCGAATTCGGCCTGCCGACTCTCGACCGCAATGCGTGGATGCAGACGGTCGAGCTCGCGTTCGCGCTGATGCTGATCCTGTACGCGGAGTCGTACGGGTCGATCCGCAACTTCGCGCTGAAGCACGGCGACAGCGTGTCGCCGAACCGCGACCTCGTCGCGCTCGGCTGCGCGAACCTCGTGTCGGGCCTGCTGCACGGGATGCCGGTCGGCGCCGGTTATTCGGCGACCTCGGCGAACGAAGCGGCCGGCGCGCAGTCGCGCTTCGCCGGCCTGTGGGCGGCCGGCGTGGTCGCGCTGATCGTCTGGCTGCTGCTGCCGCAGCTCGCGCGCACACCGGAGCCCGTGCTCGCGGCGATCGTGATCTTCGCGGTCAGCCACTCGCTGCATCCGTCCGTATTCAAGCCGTACTGGGCCTGGCATCGCGACCGGCTCGTCGTGATCGCCGCATTGCTCGCGGTGCTCGTGCTCGGCGTGCTGCACGGGCTGCTCGCGGCCATCGGCGTGAGCCTGCTGCTGACGCTGCGCAAGCTGTCCGAACCGAACGTCAGCGTGCTCGGCCGGCTGCGCGACAGCCATGACTTCGTCGACGTCGCGAGCCATGCCGAAGCGAAGCCGGTGCCGGGCGTGCTGATCGTGCGGCCCGAGGCGCAACTGTTCTTCGCGAACGCGGACCGGATGCTGAATCGTGTGCGTGCGCTGATGAAGGCCGCGCCGGATACGCATACCGTGCTGCTGAGCCTCGAGGAGACGCCGGATGTCGACGGTACGACGATCGAATCGTTGCGCACGTTCGCGGCCGAATGCACGGCGCGCGGGCTGCGGCTCGCGATCGTGCGGCTCAAGATGCACGCACTGCATGCGTTGCACCGCGCGGCGGACGATACGCTGCGCGACGGCGCGATGTCCGAACTGAGCGTCGACGAGAGCCTGCAACTGCTGCAGGCCGGCATGCCGCCGGGCGGCAGCGGCGGAACGACCGCCGCGTGA
- a CDS encoding DUF1571 domain-containing protein, with the protein MNEGKKRSARHAAAAAVACMLSLAQPGLHAQETAEAASAAQEVALPADLAKVTREPVAQQAHWLRTAAHRGTLAQLDDATLTTLFKALDPLAVPLYIRNGPNGYPAYQFTMVRQERISGKWSDTPDRMLVKTTREPLRVYAKWLPGGAHAGQETIYDTTQRKDEMYGHLGGLLGKIPLWTALDGALARAQSNHQVKDLGTEFITSLYLTEGKKYVEAGVQRPTRVEAKTIGGVRVVALTYETPTGRPQFYAKKEVLGLDLHAPYFRTVESYDNDGRIFERIVIEKIAPATLDDTAFDPKNPDYAF; encoded by the coding sequence ATGAACGAAGGAAAGAAGCGCAGCGCGCGGCATGCGGCCGCCGCGGCAGTCGCATGCATGTTGTCGCTCGCGCAGCCGGGCCTGCATGCGCAGGAAACGGCCGAGGCCGCAAGCGCGGCACAGGAGGTCGCGCTGCCGGCGGACCTGGCGAAAGTCACGCGCGAGCCGGTCGCGCAACAGGCGCACTGGCTGCGGACGGCTGCACACCGCGGGACGCTCGCGCAGCTGGATGACGCGACGCTCACGACGCTCTTCAAGGCGCTCGATCCGCTCGCCGTGCCGCTCTATATCCGTAATGGTCCTAACGGCTATCCGGCGTACCAGTTCACGATGGTGCGTCAGGAGCGCATCAGCGGGAAATGGTCCGACACCCCCGACCGCATGCTCGTGAAAACCACGCGCGAGCCGCTGCGGGTGTATGCGAAATGGCTGCCGGGCGGCGCGCATGCCGGACAGGAGACGATCTACGACACGACGCAGCGCAAGGACGAGATGTATGGCCATCTCGGCGGCCTGCTCGGCAAGATTCCGTTGTGGACGGCGCTCGACGGCGCGCTCGCACGCGCCCAGTCGAATCACCAGGTGAAGGATCTCGGCACCGAGTTCATCACGAGCCTGTACCTGACCGAAGGGAAGAAATACGTGGAAGCCGGCGTGCAACGACCGACCCGGGTGGAGGCAAAAACGATCGGCGGCGTGCGCGTCGTCGCGCTCACCTACGAAACGCCGACCGGCCGGCCGCAGTTCTACGCGAAGAAGGAAGTCCTCGGGCTCGACCTGCACGCCCCCTATTTCCGGACCGTCGAGTCCTACGACAACGACGGCAGGATCTTCGAGCGGATCGTCATCGAGAAAATCGCGCCGGCGACGCTCGACGACACCGCATTCGACCCGAAAAACCCCGACTACGCGTTCTGA
- a CDS encoding ParB-like protein: MALGRDVHLIPVRLDALRPTQMTVGYREVKAKRKHWKTLDKRARKAAIESHWFPAVIGPDGLHYITDHHHLGLALIEEGESRVNAMLLKDLSWLDDTIFWRMMEHNQWVHPFGADGSRRDYAHLPKALTGLEDDPYRSLAGELRTAGGYAKDATPFSEFLWADYLRQHVTLDQIRKNFAKALDVALHRAHEQDARYLPGWSGVIAVKP; encoded by the coding sequence ATGGCACTCGGCAGAGATGTTCATCTGATTCCCGTCAGGCTCGACGCGCTGCGTCCGACGCAGATGACGGTGGGCTATCGCGAAGTCAAGGCGAAGCGCAAGCATTGGAAGACGCTCGACAAGCGTGCGCGCAAGGCCGCGATCGAATCGCACTGGTTCCCGGCCGTCATCGGCCCGGACGGGTTGCACTACATCACCGACCACCACCATCTCGGCCTGGCGCTGATCGAGGAGGGCGAGTCGCGCGTGAACGCGATGCTGCTGAAGGATCTGTCGTGGCTCGACGACACGATCTTCTGGCGGATGATGGAGCACAACCAGTGGGTGCATCCGTTCGGCGCGGACGGGTCGCGCCGCGACTACGCGCATTTGCCGAAGGCGCTGACGGGGCTCGAGGACGATCCGTACCGCAGCCTCGCAGGCGAACTGCGTACGGCGGGCGGTTATGCGAAGGACGCGACGCCGTTCAGCGAATTCCTGTGGGCCGATTACCTGCGCCAGCACGTGACGCTCGACCAGATCCGCAAGAACTTCGCGAAAGCCCTCGACGTCGCGCTGCACCGCGCGCATGAGCAGGATGCGCGCTACCTGCCCGGCTGGTCGGGCGTCATCGCCGTCAAACCCTGA
- a CDS encoding PXPV repeat protein, translated as MNKRRWAGWVGGVALLASGSAMAGHVDLSVGIGVPVAPVYVEPAPVYVAPQPAVVAYPGYGYGYYGDDDDDRYRKWRKHYYKHWHKHHGDDDDD; from the coding sequence ATGAACAAGAGGCGATGGGCAGGGTGGGTCGGCGGCGTGGCGTTGCTGGCTTCCGGCAGTGCAATGGCGGGGCATGTCGACCTGTCGGTCGGCATCGGCGTACCGGTCGCACCGGTCTATGTCGAGCCGGCGCCGGTCTATGTGGCGCCGCAGCCGGCCGTGGTCGCCTATCCGGGCTACGGATACGGCTACTACGGCGATGACGACGACGATCGTTACCGGAAGTGGCGCAAGCACTATTACAAGCATTGGCACAAGCACCACGGCGACGACGATGACGATTGA
- a CDS encoding GNAT family N-acetyltransferase: MNERSAAALPVLETARLWLRPRVLADLDACVAMDRDPEVTRHIAGPWHDPDEHRRFVMHRITRDYPPGLGYWSIFEKAAPDAFIGWVLLIPDYADGARDVEIGWRLVRTTWGRGFASEAAAAVVRHAFDTVRLPRVIADIAEANSASLNVARKLGMRRVSVVHDGIPYIRHRLERNDLRA; this comes from the coding sequence ATGAACGAACGTTCCGCCGCCGCGTTGCCGGTGCTCGAAACCGCCAGGCTGTGGCTGCGTCCGCGCGTGCTGGCCGATCTCGATGCATGCGTCGCGATGGATCGGGATCCCGAGGTCACGCGGCACATCGCGGGCCCGTGGCACGATCCCGACGAGCATCGCCGCTTCGTCATGCACCGGATCACGCGCGACTACCCGCCGGGCCTCGGCTACTGGTCGATCTTCGAGAAGGCTGCACCCGATGCGTTCATCGGCTGGGTCCTGCTGATTCCCGACTATGCGGACGGTGCGCGCGACGTCGAGATCGGCTGGCGGCTCGTGCGGACGACATGGGGGCGCGGTTTCGCGAGCGAGGCTGCGGCCGCTGTCGTGCGTCACGCATTCGATACCGTGCGCCTGCCGCGCGTGATCGCCGATATCGCCGAGGCCAACAGCGCTTCGCTGAACGTCGCGCGCAAGCTCGGGATGCGTCGCGTGAGCGTCGTGCACGACGGCATTCCTTACATACGTCATCGTCTCGAGCGCAACGATCTGCGCGCCTAG
- a CDS encoding ABC transporter substrate-binding protein, whose translation MFKHKAALTAIACALACGASAAHAADKPLKSIGVTVGSLGNPYFVTIVKGAEARARQLNPNAKVTAVSADYDLNKQFTQIDNFISAHVDMILLNATDPKAIEPAVKKAQAAGITVVAVDVAAAGANATVQTNNVKAGELACDYIAKKLNGKGNVIIENGPQVSAVIDRVNGCKTVLAKNAGIKLLSSDQDGKGSREGGMNAMQGYLTRFPKLDAVFTINDPQAIGSDLAAKQLNRPGIVITSVDGAPDIEVALKSNTLVQASSSQDPWAMAQQAVNVGYGIMNGQKPANPMILIEPTLITRDNVKTYKGWSSPR comes from the coding sequence ATGTTCAAGCACAAAGCCGCCCTGACCGCCATCGCCTGCGCGCTCGCATGCGGCGCTTCCGCCGCGCACGCAGCCGACAAGCCGCTCAAATCGATCGGCGTCACGGTCGGGTCGCTCGGCAACCCGTACTTCGTCACGATCGTCAAGGGCGCTGAAGCGCGCGCCAGGCAGCTCAACCCGAACGCGAAGGTCACGGCCGTGTCGGCCGACTACGACCTGAACAAGCAATTCACGCAGATCGACAACTTCATCTCCGCTCACGTCGACATGATCCTGCTCAACGCGACCGACCCGAAGGCGATCGAGCCGGCGGTGAAGAAGGCGCAGGCGGCCGGCATCACGGTCGTCGCGGTCGACGTTGCGGCGGCCGGCGCGAACGCGACCGTGCAGACCAACAACGTGAAGGCCGGCGAACTGGCGTGCGACTACATCGCGAAGAAACTCAACGGCAAGGGCAACGTGATCATCGAGAATGGCCCGCAGGTATCGGCCGTGATCGATCGCGTCAACGGCTGCAAGACCGTGCTCGCGAAAAACGCGGGCATCAAGCTGCTGTCGAGCGACCAGGACGGCAAGGGCTCGCGCGAAGGCGGGATGAACGCGATGCAGGGCTACCTGACGCGCTTTCCGAAGCTCGATGCGGTGTTCACGATCAACGATCCGCAGGCGATCGGCAGCGATCTCGCCGCGAAACAGCTGAACCGTCCGGGCATCGTGATCACGTCGGTCGACGGCGCGCCCGACATCGAGGTCGCGCTCAAGTCCAACACGCTCGTGCAGGCGTCGTCGAGCCAGGACCCGTGGGCGATGGCGCAGCAGGCCGTCAACGTCGGCTACGGGATCATGAACGGCCAGAAGCCGGCCAATCCGATGATCCTGATCGAGCCGACGCTCATCACGCGCGACAACGTGAAGACCTACAAGGGCTGGAGCTCCCCGCGCTGA
- a CDS encoding carbohydrate kinase family protein, protein MTTTFPRLIVFGEALTDFIRDDAQRWHSVAGGSCWNVARVGARLGVPTAFAGTVSRDIFGDELMRKSADAGLDMRFVRQVDRAPLLAMVVSKQPPHYFFIGENSADLAFDPADLPAGAFDAAEVVHIGSLGVVREPLASRLIEVAQAARAAGKRISFDPNYRAPMAAPSYRDTLRRLAGLADWIKVSDEDLHGLFPELDEAAALAQLRAWAPDATMLVTRGASGMQLLHRDTVLFQPAFPTEVADTVGCGDASIGGWLASQLARPDASAAEHLRYAAACAAVACAHAGAYAPTAAEVADMIDRAADTVLSQ, encoded by the coding sequence ATGACGACGACGTTCCCCCGCCTGATCGTATTCGGCGAAGCGTTGACCGATTTCATCCGCGACGACGCGCAGCGCTGGCACAGCGTCGCCGGCGGCTCATGCTGGAACGTCGCACGCGTCGGCGCGCGACTCGGCGTGCCGACGGCATTCGCCGGCACGGTCAGCCGCGACATCTTCGGCGACGAACTGATGCGCAAGAGCGCCGACGCGGGGCTCGACATGCGCTTCGTCCGGCAGGTCGACCGCGCGCCGCTGCTCGCGATGGTCGTGTCGAAGCAGCCGCCCCACTATTTCTTCATCGGCGAGAACAGCGCCGATCTCGCGTTCGATCCGGCAGACCTGCCCGCCGGCGCGTTCGACGCGGCCGAGGTCGTGCACATCGGCTCGCTCGGCGTCGTGCGCGAACCGCTCGCGTCGCGCCTGATCGAAGTGGCGCAGGCCGCGCGCGCGGCCGGCAAGCGGATCTCGTTCGACCCGAACTACCGTGCGCCGATGGCCGCGCCGTCGTATCGCGACACGCTGCGCCGGCTGGCCGGGCTCGCCGACTGGATCAAGGTATCCGACGAAGATCTGCACGGGCTGTTTCCCGAACTCGACGAAGCGGCCGCACTCGCGCAACTGCGCGCGTGGGCGCCCGACGCGACGATGCTCGTCACGCGCGGCGCATCCGGCATGCAGCTCCTGCATCGCGACACCGTGCTGTTCCAGCCCGCGTTCCCGACCGAGGTCGCCGACACGGTCGGCTGCGGCGACGCCAGCATCGGCGGCTGGCTCGCGAGCCAGCTTGCGCGGCCCGATGCATCGGCCGCCGAGCATCTGCGCTACGCAGCCGCGTGCGCGGCCGTCGCCTGTGCGCACGCAGGCGCCTATGCGCCGACGGCTGCGGAAGTGGCCGACATGATCGATCGCGCTGCCGACACCGTGCTTTCGCAATAG
- a CDS encoding AMP-binding protein, with amino-acid sequence MSSSAATAAAQVPPNTDGIWYASYPPGVPHEIDVAQYASLVQFFDECTTRFAERVAYVSAGASMTYRTLAQKVDAFASYLQSLGVKPGDRVAIMLPNTFQYPVALFGTLKTGAIVVNVNPLYTARELAHQLKDSGAQTIVVFENFASTLQEALPETQVKNIVVTALGDLLADGFNAKGRLINFVLKHVKKLVPAYHLPQAIRLRSALALGTRGKPQPVQTTRDDLAFLQYTGGTTGVAKGAMLTHGNLIANLLQAKAWIADQVSGDVETVLTPLPLYHIYSLTVNAFIFMGLGGRNILIANPRDMKMVMKIIRNETFTGITGINTLYNAFLDNEEFRKRDFSKLKLAMAGGMAMQRAVAERFQQVTGRPVVEGYGLTECSPIVTMNPVNLNDMASFSGSIGLPAPSTVVRFRREDGTWAAIGEPGELCVHGPQVMRGYWQRPDETAKVIDADGWLGTGDIGVMDERGFIRLIDRKKDMILVSGFNVYPNEIEEVLVMHPGISEAAAIGIPDEVQGERIKVFVVRRDPSLTADDVLAHCRKNLTGYKMPKFVEFRDALPQTNVGKILRRALRDEELARIKAAKQG; translated from the coding sequence ATGTCATCTTCCGCAGCAACCGCAGCGGCCCAGGTTCCGCCGAACACCGACGGCATCTGGTACGCGTCATACCCGCCCGGCGTACCGCACGAAATCGACGTCGCGCAATACGCGTCGCTCGTGCAGTTCTTCGACGAATGCACGACACGCTTCGCCGAGCGCGTCGCCTACGTGAGCGCAGGCGCATCGATGACCTATCGCACGCTCGCGCAGAAAGTCGACGCGTTCGCGTCGTATCTGCAAAGCCTCGGCGTGAAGCCCGGCGACCGCGTCGCGATCATGCTGCCGAACACGTTCCAGTATCCGGTCGCACTGTTCGGCACGCTGAAGACCGGCGCGATCGTCGTCAACGTCAACCCGCTCTACACCGCGCGCGAACTCGCGCACCAGTTGAAGGACAGCGGCGCGCAGACGATCGTCGTGTTCGAGAACTTCGCGAGCACGCTGCAGGAGGCGCTGCCGGAAACGCAGGTGAAGAACATCGTGGTCACCGCGCTCGGCGACCTGCTCGCCGACGGCTTCAATGCGAAAGGACGCCTGATCAATTTCGTGCTGAAGCACGTGAAGAAGCTCGTGCCGGCCTACCACCTGCCGCAGGCGATCCGGCTGCGCTCCGCTCTCGCGCTCGGCACGCGCGGCAAACCGCAGCCCGTGCAGACGACGCGCGACGACCTCGCGTTCCTGCAATACACGGGCGGCACGACCGGCGTCGCGAAAGGCGCGATGCTCACGCACGGCAACCTGATCGCGAACCTGCTGCAGGCGAAGGCGTGGATCGCCGACCAGGTCTCGGGCGATGTCGAAACCGTGCTCACGCCGTTGCCGCTTTATCACATCTATTCGCTGACGGTGAACGCGTTCATCTTCATGGGACTCGGCGGGCGCAATATCCTGATCGCGAACCCGCGCGACATGAAGATGGTGATGAAGATCATCCGCAACGAAACGTTTACCGGGATCACCGGCATCAACACGCTGTACAACGCGTTCCTCGACAACGAGGAATTCCGCAAGCGCGACTTCTCGAAGCTCAAGCTCGCGATGGCGGGCGGGATGGCGATGCAGCGCGCGGTCGCGGAGCGCTTCCAGCAGGTGACGGGCCGGCCGGTGGTCGAAGGCTACGGCCTCACCGAATGCTCGCCGATCGTCACGATGAACCCCGTGAACCTGAACGACATGGCCTCGTTCAGCGGTTCGATCGGCCTGCCCGCCCCGTCCACCGTCGTGCGCTTTCGCCGCGAGGACGGCACCTGGGCCGCCATCGGCGAACCGGGCGAGCTGTGCGTGCATGGGCCGCAGGTGATGCGCGGCTACTGGCAGCGTCCCGACGAGACGGCCAAGGTGATCGACGCCGACGGCTGGCTCGGCACCGGCGACATCGGCGTGATGGACGAACGCGGCTTCATTCGCCTCATCGACCGCAAGAAGGACATGATCCTCGTGTCCGGCTTCAACGTGTATCCGAACGAGATCGAGGAAGTGCTCGTGATGCATCCGGGCATCAGCGAGGCCGCCGCGATCGGCATTCCGGACGAGGTGCAGGGTGAGCGGATCAAGGTGTTCGTCGTGCGCCGCGACCCGTCGCTCACGGCCGACGACGTGCTCGCGCACTGCCGCAAGAACCTGACCGGCTACAAGATGCCGAAGTTCGTCGAGTTCCGTGACGCGCTGCCGCAGACGAACGTCGGCAAGATCCTGCGCCGCGCGCTGCGCGACGAGGAACTCGCCAGGATCAAGGCCGCGAAGCAAGGCTGA
- a CDS encoding TetR/AcrR family transcriptional regulator: protein MAVSQEGRPSAGRPSGARSPGTRQTGGTKARILDAAEDLFIEHGFEAMSMRQITSRAAVNLAAVNYHFGSKEALIHAMLSRRLDQLNQERLGILDRFDAQLGTHITCEHVLGAMFIPALKASRNPDRGGPGFLRLIGRAYTDPSPFVRNFLTAHYASVAGRFFDAFQRALPHLPRTELGWRLHFAIGALSGALAGAETESLIDEFSQGRTMNDVQMIARLSSLIVAALKAPMPDSAQLSIFAAVLDDAGASEAFGLPPSAATADTATLHSAN, encoded by the coding sequence ATGGCAGTAAGTCAGGAGGGGCGGCCATCCGCGGGACGGCCGTCCGGGGCACGGTCGCCCGGCACTCGGCAGACCGGCGGGACGAAGGCGCGCATCCTCGATGCGGCCGAGGACCTGTTCATCGAGCATGGCTTCGAGGCGATGTCGATGCGGCAGATCACGTCGCGCGCGGCGGTCAACCTCGCGGCGGTCAACTACCACTTCGGCAGCAAGGAAGCGCTGATCCACGCGATGCTGTCGCGCCGGCTCGATCAGCTCAACCAGGAGCGCCTCGGCATCCTCGACCGCTTCGATGCGCAGCTCGGCACGCACATCACCTGCGAGCACGTGCTCGGCGCGATGTTCATTCCCGCGCTGAAGGCATCGCGCAACCCGGACCGCGGCGGGCCCGGGTTCCTCCGGCTGATCGGCCGCGCGTACACCGATCCGTCGCCGTTCGTGCGCAACTTCCTGACCGCGCACTACGCGAGCGTCGCGGGCCGCTTCTTCGACGCGTTCCAGCGCGCATTGCCGCACCTGCCGCGCACGGAGCTCGGCTGGCGGTTGCACTTCGCGATCGGCGCGCTGTCCGGCGCGCTCGCGGGGGCCGAGACGGAAAGCCTGATCGACGAGTTCTCGCAAGGCCGCACGATGAACGACGTACAGATGATCGCGCGGCTGTCGTCGCTGATCGTCGCCGCGCTGAAGGCGCCGATGCCCGACAGCGCGCAACTGTCGATCTTCGCGGCGGTGCTCGACGACGCGGGAGCAAGCGAAGCGTTCGGGCTGCCGCCCAGTGCGGCGACCGCCGATACGGCGACGCTGCATTCCGCGAACTGA